A window of Desulfitibacter sp. BRH_c19 genomic DNA:
GCCAACTTGTTTGGCGTAGATAAGCTAATCCTTTAGGGGAAACCGTTATCCATCGGATAAATATTAAGTACTTGCTGGAATAAGCATCACAGGAATAGGGGAGTAGCGCGTTACCTGAAGACTCAAGCTTCCCATGAAGAGTTCGCTAACAAAACCTTTACCTTGACTACCCATGACAACAAGGGAGAGGGCAGGTTTATTTTTTATAGTATCTATAACAACATCTATGGCTCGACCTTCAGGAAAATCAAAATCAACAGATGTAGAACCAGCTTTTTCCAATCTGTTTTTAATAGCCTGTAATTCTGTTTGAATTTCTTTGGTTTTTTGTTTTTCTATCTTCTCAATCAAGCTAAGTTCTACTTGTGGAAATGACAGTAGCGCCATATCAAGTTTTTCGTAATTCTGCACATGTAATATGCTTACTGGACATTTTGTTTCTTGGACAAGCTTTTCGACATAATTAAGGGCTTTTTCTGCCGTGCTGGAAAAGTCTGTAAGATAAAGGATATGCCCCGACATTTGTTTGCATTCAAGAACAATATTTTGAGTTTTATCTTGTTTTACTCTAACCAATAAGACAGGTTTTTTGGCTAAGTTCAGAACTTCACCTGATACACTTCCTATGGTGGTCCTCTTTAATATTCCTTTTCCATGAGAACCTATTACTATTGCCGAAACATTGTGTTTCTCAGCGATAAGGTTAATAGTGTGAGCTGGAATACCATGTACAGATTCAATAGTAGTATTTAAACCAGCCTCCTGCAATATAGACTGTTGTTCTTTAAGAAGAGGGTTATCAGGACTAATAACAACTTCTTCATCAGGAGATATTGGTATTTTGTAGTCTATGTGAGCAAGAATAACTTCTTGAACACCTATACTTTTAAGATCTCCCGCACAACTTATAAGAACATTAGAAGTCTCCGATAAATCGGTACACACCAAGACTTTTTTAAACATAAAATATCACCCCTTTGTTATTGTCTACTTTAACAAGTTCATTACGTATATATTAGACTAAAATTTACAATTATCCTTTATTTTCACAGAAACTTCAAAGAGTCTACACACTTAACGCGTATCAAGAAATCCAGTTAAAGATGCAACATCATATTAAGGTGAATATGATATACCAAAAAGGAGTTGAAGGAGATAAGGTAAGGGGAATACTATGTCTTGCTTAAACGGGACGTAGTAAAAGATAGCCATTCTCGAACGGCAAAAGACAGGTATTTACCTTTTTTGCAAATAATCATTAGGTTAAGAAATATTGATTGGTCTGTAATCGGAAGAGCTACTATTTTTTTTGGATTTAATTCCTGGCAAATTTTTTGGGGTAGTAATGCTATTCCCAATTTAGCTACTACCATTTCCACCATAAAATCTCTTTGAGAGCTGCGGCAGACGATTTGGGGGAGGAAGCCGGCTGAACGACAGCAATTAATTATGTGGTCATGGAGTGAGAAGTCTTCTCCAAAAAGTACAAACTTTTCATCCTTTAAATCCTTCAGGCTAATCTTGTTCCTTTTGGACATAGGGTGTTCCGGATAAAAGACTACCATTAATGGGTCACTAATTAAAGGTGTAATTTCAAAGGCTTCTGGTTGCGCTGGAGCTGAGCATATGATACCTACATCCACATCTCCTGTCTCTACAGCAGTCTCAATTTTTTTGGAGCCTACCTCCATAAGCTCTAATTCTATTGTAGGGTAGCTTTGAATAAAATCTCCAATGGTTTTTGGAAAGAAGCTAGCACCAACGATAGGTGGAATACCAATTTTAATGCTACCCTTCTTTAAATTTATTATGTCCGAAAGAGTCGTGGTTAGGTTATCAAAGGAGGTAATAATTTCCTGGGTTTGTTGATATACGGCTTGACCCGCATCTGTTAAAATTACCTGCTTTCTATCTCGATGAAATAACAGAACTCCCATCTCCTCTTCCATATCTCTTATCATTTTGCTGATGGAAGGTTGGCTGATATGTATGTTTTGGGCAGCTTTTGTAAAGCTTTGACTTTTGGCTACAGCCAGAAAGTACTTGAGATGATTAATGTTCATTATTCTCAACTCCTATCATAGATAAAAGGCATACAAAACATTCTTTATATATACTTCACTTATAATCTACCATTATTTATAATAATAGACAAGATGAGATTTGGGGAAAGTAAAATAAATGTTCTAAAGGAAGGGAGTTGTTTATTTATGTTACAAATACCGGAAAGAAATCCAATACAGAAAACCTTAATGGGACCTGGACCAAGTACAGTAGATCCTAGAATACTAAGGGCAATGTCAGAGCCGACAATAGGACACCTTGATCCCGATTTTCTAAAGATTATGAACGAATCTATGGAAATGTTAAGGTATGTATTTAACACAAAAAACCAACTAACAATGCCTATGTCAGGAACAGGCAGCAGCGGAATGGAAACAA
This region includes:
- a CDS encoding LysR family transcriptional regulator gives rise to the protein MNINHLKYFLAVAKSQSFTKAAQNIHISQPSISKMIRDMEEEMGVLLFHRDRKQVILTDAGQAVYQQTQEIITSFDNLTTTLSDIINLKKGSIKIGIPPIVGASFFPKTIGDFIQSYPTIELELMEVGSKKIETAVETGDVDVGIICSAPAQPEAFEITPLISDPLMVVFYPEHPMSKRNKISLKDLKDEKFVLFGEDFSLHDHIINCCRSAGFLPQIVCRSSQRDFMVEMVVAKLGIALLPQKICQELNPKKIVALPITDQSIFLNLMIICKKGKYLSFAVREWLSFTTSRLSKT